AGTCCTCGGTCTGCGCCGGGCTGTAGATGTTGCCGATGAACTTCTCAAGGCCAGCCCCGAGCGGCTGCTCCGGGAGCTCGATCGGCTCCCCCGCGTCCACCGACCCGGGCTCGCCGTTGTCGAGGTTGGTGACGGTGTAGAACAGGTCGGAGCGGCCGAACGCGAGCTTGTCGATCAAGAGGCCGTTCTCGCGCGCGCCGATGGTAAACGTGTGGGTGAGCTCGCCCGGAGCGACGTAGAAGGAGTCGGCGGGGACGTCGTTGAAGTTGTTCTCGGAGAGGTTCACCCACTTCCAGACCTCGGCGCCCTCGGCGCCCAGCCCGGACACGAACTCGTCGGGCGTCGTGAAGCCAGCCGCGGCGAGTTGGTTGGCGACGATCCAGCCGTCGGCGACCGACGGGTCTTGGTCGCCGAAATCGTTGGCGTAGAAGAAGCTGTCGTCGTCGAACGTCGAGGCGCCGACGTAGACGCGGGCGAAGAGGTCGTACCAGCCCGGAGCGTCGAACGTGACCTCGTAGGTCGCCGTGCGGTTGGCGCCCGGGAAGCCGGCGCCGCCCGTCGTCTCCGTGACGTCGGTCGTGATGTCGATGTAGTCGACGCCGGCGTCGGCGTCGGTCGCCGTGGCGTACTCGCTGCCGAGGTCGCCGTCCTCCGCCTCGACGACGATGGGCGTCGCGCCCGCCTCGGGGTCGACGATCGAGAGCCCGTCGATGTAGATCGCGTTGCCGACGTTGGCGGCGTAGCTGAAGTGGACCGGCGCCCGGACCTCGGTCTCCTCGTCGGTGATCGTGAACTCGAACGTGAACTCCTGCCACTCCGTCGTCAGGTCGACGTTGTCGCGGAGCGCGGCGTACTCGTTGAACGCCTGGTTGCCGACCGAGAAGGTCGCCGTCGCGCCGTCCTCGTCGGCCTTGGCCCAGATCGAGAACTGGTACGTCCCGTCCGGCATCACGGTGACGGGGAAGGCCGTCGCCTCAATGTGCCACGGGTTCGCCCCGGACGCGGCGACGGTGACCTTAAGCGCCTTCTCACCCTCCTGGGCGTCGTCGACGATCTCGAAGACGGCGGGCGGGTCGACGTCGGCGTTCACCGTCAGCTGCCAGCCGTCGATGCTGGCGAGGTCCTCGATGACGCCGAGGTCGGCGGATTCGAAGCCGCCGTTCGTGACCTGGGCTGAAGCGCTTCCGGCTCCAAAGACGGCGGCCAGGAGAAGGCCGAAGAACGTGCGGACCAGCGCGGAACGGCCGCGCGTGGCATTAAAGTCGGTGGAGATCAAAACAGGTCTGGAGCAAGAGACAGAAAGAAGAGCGGGCTGTGCCGTCGGTACGAGAAGGCGGTGGCCCAAGGCCCGAAGCGCTTCCGTGACGGTGGGAAAACGAGGCGCCTTCACGGCGTCCAGGGGCTGAAGGCGGAGGCACTCGGCCCGGAATGGTAACGTCATATGACGAGTCGGTGTAGAGGCTACGAAGGGCGGCTCGCCATGTCAAGGCACCACGGAGTGGCCCACACAGTGTTGCCACATACAAAAAACGTGGCGGTACTGCTCAACTGGGGGCGGTTCCTTCGTCTCGGGGGCCGGAGGGCGAGGCGGCGAGCGAGTCCAAGGGCAGGGGCTCTTCTCATTCCACGTCGGCGCGTCGACTGAAACGCTGAACACATGGACAGCGGCGCGTGGGCCTCGGAGGCATCCATTGTCGTCCGACCCTGGTCCCCACCGACAGACCGGGGCGCCGAGGTCGGGACAGGGCCATTGGCGGCCGCCCACCGGAGGGCGACGCGACGCGACTCGGAGCGTGGGCAGGAAAGGGAACGCACGGGAGCGCGAGGCGGAGGGGTCGGAGGGGATGACGGCGAGGCCGCTCGGACCACCAAGGGGTCGGAAGCGCTTCTCTAATCTAATGAAACGTTTCAAACATCCGAGGTTTCCTCGCCCCGTCTAGAAAAAAGAGGAGCGGGACGCCCGGGTCTCTGCCGATCGCGTCAGCGATCCGAGGGGTGGATCTCCACCGTCGCCGGTGCCAGCCCGTCGCTCGAGATCGTCACCGTGAGCGGCGCCGTCGCCCCCGGCGCGAGCCGGACGATCCCGAGCGCGAGCCCGTTGAACGCCTGCCGGCTGGCGGACTGAAACGGCTCGAAACTCGTCGGGTCCCCGTTGTCGGTCGCCACGACCTCACCTGGGCCGTCGACTTCGAAGCGGACGCGATTCGACGCCTCGGGCACGACGCGTCCTTCGGCATCGAGCACGCGGACCGTGAGGAACGACAGGTCGCGGCCATCCGCGGCGATCACGGCCCGGTCCGCCTCGGCGTCGAGGCGGGCGGGCGCGCCGGCCGTCTCGACGCGGTCGCGAGCCCACACGTGGCCGCCCTTATACGCGACGACCTCGAGGGTGCCGGGCTCGTACACCACGTCGTCCCAGCGGAGGCGGTATTCGTACTCGCCCTTGCGCTTGCGGCCGAGCGACGCGCCGTTGAGGAACAGCTCGGCCTCGTCGCCCGAGGTGAACACGTGGACCGGCGTGACCTCCCCCACGCGGCCCGGCCACGTCCAGTGCGGCAGGATGTGGGCCATCGGGTGGTCCGGCCGCCACTCCGACTGGTAGAGGTAGAACCGGTCCTTCGGGAAGCCGGCCAGGTCGATCACGCCGAAGTACGAGCTCCGCGCGTCGTAGTAGGGTGTCGGCTCGCCGAGGTAGTCGAACCCGCTCCACACGAACCCGCCGCCGACGTACGGGTGCTGGTCGAGCGACCGGAACACCTTGTCGGCCGACGACCCGAACGGCGCCGTGTACAACTCGTACGCGCTGACGTAGTGGCGGACCGGATCGCCGCCGGTCGAGTCGCTGACGGGCGCGCTGATGCCGGGCGCGACCGGGAAGACGTAGGTCCCGCGGCTGCTCACGGCCGCCGCGTTCTCACTGCTCACGATCACCTTGTCGGGGTAGGCCGCGTGGAAGGCCGGGTACAGCGGCGACGTCGTGATGCCCTGGAGGTGCGAGTACGCCGGGGCGTCGCGGATCCCCTCGCCCTGGTAGTTCAGGTTGATGAGGTCGGTCGCCGTGGGGAACGCCATGTCGGGCTTGGCGAAGTTCATCGACGCCGTCGTCGGGCGGCCCTGCGGGTCCTCCTCGTGGACGATCGCGCTCAGCCGCCGGCCCACGTCCGCGCCGGCCTCCTCGGTGTACTGCTCGCCGACCTCGTTCCCGATGCTCCACAGGATCACCGACGGGTGGTTCCGGTCGCGGCGGACCAGCGCGCGGGTGTCGGGCTCGCCCCAGTCGGGGAAGATGAGGTGGAAGTCGAGCGGCGTCTTCCGGCGCTCCCACACGTCGAACGTCTCGTCGACCACGAGGAAGCCCATCCGGTCGGTCAGTTCGAGGAGTTCCGGCGCCGGCGGGTTGTGGGCCATTCGGATGGCGTTCGTCCCCATCTCGCGGAGGATCTCGAGCTGGCGCTCCGCCGCGCGCACGTTGAATGCCGCCCCGAGCGCGCCGAGGTCGTGGTGCTGGTTCGCGCCCCTCAGGTAGACGTGCTCGCCGTTGACCACCACGCCCCGGTCCGGGTCGAACTCGAGGCTACGGATGCCGAACGTCGTCTCGACCTCGTCGACGGGCACGCCGTCGCGGGAGACGGTCGTCACGGCGACGTAGAGGGTCGGCGTTTGCGTCGGCGGCGGGCCCCAGAGGCGCGGGCTCTCGACCACGGCCGCGCCCTCGACCGTGGCGCTCCCGCCCGCCTCGACCGTCGCCGTCAGCGGGTCGAACCGCGCGACGGCCGGGCCGACCCGGTCGCCCTGGGCGTCGAGGCGGACCACCTCGGTCACGACCTCCACGCTCGCGTCCGCGTCGCCGTCGTTGTCGACGGTCACCGCCAGCTCGACCGTCGCCGCGTCCTCGGACACGTCCGGCGTCGCGACGGCCGTGCCCCACTGGGCGACGTGGACGGGGTTCGTCTTGACCAGCCACACGTTCCGGTACAGGCCGCCGCCGGGGTACCACCGCGACGAGTTCGGCGGGTTGTCGAGCCGGATGACGAGCTGGTTCTCGCCGCCGAACGCCACGTACGGCGTCAGGTCCACGCGCCATGAGGCGTAGCCGAACGGCCAGCCGCCGACTAGCTGCTCGTTGAGCCAGACGGTCGCGTACGACATCGCGCCGTCGACGTCGAGGAAGATCTGCCGGCCGGCGTCCTCTGCCGCGAGGTCGATCGCCTTTCGGTACCAGCCGACGCCCCAGCTCGGCAGGCGGCCCATCCCACCGTACGGGCCCTCCTCCAACCACGGGCCCTCGATGGCCCAGTCGTGCGGGAGGTCGACGCGCTCCCAGCCGGAGTCGTCGAAGGCACGCTGGACGTACGACACGTCGGCGCCAGGGTGGCCCGGCGGGCGCTCGTGCCGCTCCGCCGGATCGTCGAGGAAATCGTTGGCCGTCGGGAGGACCCACGGCTTGAGGACTCGTTGCTGGGCCTCGACGTCGACGGCCGCTTCGGGCTCGGCGTCGGCCGGCCGGTCGTCCTGGGCCTCCGAGTCGTCGGGGCGGACGTCGTAGAGCAGGCGTCCCTCCGCGTCGACCGGGTCGCCCATCGTGAACCGCCAGCCGTCGTTGATCGACACGCGCTCGCGGCCGGCGCTCGGACTCGCCGTGGCGGCTGGGGCTTGAACGGACGGCCCCGAACTGCACGCGGCGAGCACGGTGGCGAGGAGGAGGAGAGACTGTCGCATGGGTGGGGTCCGCGAGTCGGAGGACGCCGCATCCGTCGGGGACGAGCCCGCTGAGGCGTTCGCCAGTCTACCCCCGCCCCACCCCGGCGTCGACGCCGGGGTGGGGGCGTCGGGGGCTACTCGGCGAGCAGCTCGTTCGCCGCGTGAACGAGGTAGACGTAGGACGCGCTGACGTCCAGGACGTACTCGTTCTCTCCCCAGAAGAACGGCCAGTCCTCCTTGTTCTCGAAGAAGTCCGGCTCGAACATCAGCACGCCCGGCACCACCCCGCCCGCGATGAAGCCGAAGTCGGCGCGGTTGATGCCGTAGGCGACCTCCTTCGACACGGTCCCCACGGCCGAGACGAACGAGACGTTCGAGTACGGGTGGCGGCCCAGGACGTAGTGGAGCCCGTTCAGGACGTCCTCGCGGCCGACGAGGTCGGGGTAGTGCTCGTGGGCGTGGAAGTTCGTGATCGCGAAGTCGACGATCTGGCTGTTGCCGGCCCAGCCGCCCGTCGAGATCGGGACGCCGTACGGGTTCTCGTCCGCGATCTCGGCGAGCTGTTCGCGGTAGGCCTCGACGTGGGGGCGCAGCCGGGCCTTGTAGTCGTCGCCGAGGTGGGGGACGGCCTCCAGCGCGATGCCGATCGGGCTCCAGCGGCCCGGCGTGTTCTCCATGGCGGGCCACAGCAGCGCCTCGAACCGCTCGGCGTAGGCCTCGTCGCCCGTCGTGCGGTACATCTGGAGCGCGGCGGCTAGCTCGCCGCGGGCTCCGAACCACCGCGCGGGGCCGTCCGCCTCGGGCGCCTCGCCGGCGTTGTCGTCGAGGAGCTTCTGCGCCGAGGCCATCGCCCGCCGGGCGAGGTCCGGGTTGAAGTCGCTCAGCACGCGGGCCGCCGCCGCGAGGGCGCTGACCGTCGAGAACTCGCGGCTTCGCGAGCGGCCGGTGAAGGCCCAGCGGTCGTCGGGCGTCCCGCTCGAGACGCCGTCGGTCTCGTAGGGCGCGAGGTCCGGGTTGTACGGGAGGTTGTCGGTCTCGGTGCTCGCGTCGCCGAGGTGGTGGTACTGGTGGAGGTTCGGGACGATGATCCCGCGCGTCGGGTGGCCGATGTTCTCGATTTGGGCAACGAGGTTGAGCGTCCCGTGCTCGATCTGCTGGAGCAGGTCGGGCTGGCCGTCCGGCCGGTGGATGTCAACGTAGCGGGTCTCTTGATCGATGAACGTCTGGTCGCGGTCCACCTCGAAC
This sequence is a window from Rubrivirga marina. Protein-coding genes within it:
- a CDS encoding endo-1,4-beta-xylanase, translated to MISTDFNATRGRSALVRTFFGLLLAAVFGAGSASAQVTNGGFESADLGVIEDLASIDGWQLTVNADVDPPAVFEIVDDAQEGEKALKVTVAASGANPWHIEATAFPVTVMPDGTYQFSIWAKADEDGATATFSVGNQAFNEYAALRDNVDLTTEWQEFTFEFTITDEETEVRAPVHFSYAANVGNAIYIDGLSIVDPEAGATPIVVEAEDGDLGSEYATATDADAGVDYIDITTDVTETTGGAGFPGANRTATYEVTFDAPGWYDLFARVYVGASTFDDDSFFYANDFGDQDPSVADGWIVANQLAAAGFTTPDEFVSGLGAEGAEVWKWVNLSENNFNDVPADSFYVAPGELTHTFTIGARENGLLIDKLAFGRSDLFYTVTNLDNGEPGSVDAGEPIELPEQPLGAGLEKFIGNIYSPAQTEDFEFYWNYVIAENAGKWGSVEGTRDQFNWGGLDASYELAQENGLDYNFHVLTWGAQQPDWISGLEPAEQREEIREWMEAVAERYPDMDVVQVSNEVLRTHNPPDGQNGRADYKDAFGGDGDTGYDWVIEIFRMAREVFGDDQRLMLNDYGILSSIQAAQEYRGIIEDLQAEGLIDVIGVQGHAFSTRSGAPITAVLDLLGETGLPIQVTEFDVDGNPNRSAFVTEAQSDANQLRDMQRIFPLLWEHPSVEGITFWGWRPGLWRNEEEAYLVRSNGEQRPALDWLEDEYLPQFRVANEAEVDGAVRLLSTAPNPFSTSTRVSYELREAADVSLAVYDLLGRRVAVLADGPEAAGAHTATFEARGLASGTYLVRLQAGDAVTAVPVVVAR
- the galB gene encoding beta-galactosidase GalB, encoding MRQSLLLLATVLAACSSGPSVQAPAATASPSAGRERVSINDGWRFTMGDPVDAEGRLLYDVRPDDSEAQDDRPADAEPEAAVDVEAQQRVLKPWVLPTANDFLDDPAERHERPPGHPGADVSYVQRAFDDSGWERVDLPHDWAIEGPWLEEGPYGGMGRLPSWGVGWYRKAIDLAAEDAGRQIFLDVDGAMSYATVWLNEQLVGGWPFGYASWRVDLTPYVAFGGENQLVIRLDNPPNSSRWYPGGGLYRNVWLVKTNPVHVAQWGTAVATPDVSEDAATVELAVTVDNDGDADASVEVVTEVVRLDAQGDRVGPAVARFDPLTATVEAGGSATVEGAAVVESPRLWGPPPTQTPTLYVAVTTVSRDGVPVDEVETTFGIRSLEFDPDRGVVVNGEHVYLRGANQHHDLGALGAAFNVRAAERQLEILREMGTNAIRMAHNPPAPELLELTDRMGFLVVDETFDVWERRKTPLDFHLIFPDWGEPDTRALVRRDRNHPSVILWSIGNEVGEQYTEEAGADVGRRLSAIVHEEDPQGRPTTASMNFAKPDMAFPTATDLINLNYQGEGIRDAPAYSHLQGITTSPLYPAFHAAYPDKVIVSSENAAAVSSRGTYVFPVAPGISAPVSDSTGGDPVRHYVSAYELYTAPFGSSADKVFRSLDQHPYVGGGFVWSGFDYLGEPTPYYDARSSYFGVIDLAGFPKDRFYLYQSEWRPDHPMAHILPHWTWPGRVGEVTPVHVFTSGDEAELFLNGASLGRKRKGEYEYRLRWDDVVYEPGTLEVVAYKGGHVWARDRVETAGAPARLDAEADRAVIAADGRDLSFLTVRVLDAEGRVVPEASNRVRFEVDGPGEVVATDNGDPTSFEPFQSASRQAFNGLALGIVRLAPGATAPLTVTISSDGLAPATVEIHPSDR